A genomic region of Saccopteryx bilineata isolate mSacBil1 chromosome 1, mSacBil1_pri_phased_curated, whole genome shotgun sequence contains the following coding sequences:
- the WIZ gene encoding protein Wiz isoform X6 produces MDLQCLTEPARKLSGVKQRASMDGPLAGGLAAPDHPRGPERLPGPAPREDIEGGAEAAEGDGGILRPTHYLSITKEGPRDILDGRGDISVANFDPGTFSLMRCDFCGAGFDTRAGLSSHARAHLRDFGITNWELTVSPINILQELLATSAAEKPLSPLGREPGGMPGVYLTSRRPRLPLTVPFPPTWAEDPGPVYGDGLGSEENTMVAMDLGSPPLPKKSLSVPGPLEQVASRLSSKVAAEVPHGSKQELPDLKAQSLTTCEVCGACFETRKGLSSHARSHLRQLGVAESESSGAPIDLLYELVKQKGLPDTPLGLPPGLTKKSSSPKEVVAGAPRQSLLTLAKPLDAPAVNKAIKSPPGFSAKGLAHPPSSPLLKKAPLTLAGSPIPKNPEDKSPQLSLSPRSASPKAQWPQSDDEGPLNLTLDSDGGRELDCQLCGAWFETRKGLSSHARAHLRHLGVSDPDAKGSPIDVLHGLIRRVGVQNRLPPGRGVLAQLGRPPPASAALSLLPPPPPAKKAKLKAAGMANPWGKQDLSAAAAAGIFWASDVEPSPLNLSSGPEPARDIRCEFCGEFFENRKGLSSHARSHLRQMGVTEWYVNGSPIDTLREILKRRTQSRPGGPPNPLGPSTKALAKVVGSGGPGSSLETRSPAELHLSPLAKKLPPPPGSPLGHSPTASPPPTARKMFSGLAAPSLTKKLKPEQMRVEIKREMLPGALHGESHTEGPWATPREDLAPLNLSSRAEPVRDIRCEFCGEFFENRKGLSSHARSHLRQMGVTEWSVNGSPIDTLREILKKKSKPCLIKKEPPAGDLAPALAEDGPPTAAPGPVQPLLPLVPMAGRPGKPGAGLAQIPRELSLAPITSTKPSATTYLGSVAAKRPLQEDRLLPAEVKAKTYIQTELPFKAKTLHEKTSHSSTEACCELCGLYFENRKALASHARAHLRQFGVTEWCVNGSPIETLSEWIKHRPQKVGAYRSYIQGGRPFTKKFRSAGHGRESDKRPPLGLAPGGLSMVGRSAGGEPGPEVGRAADSGERPLAASPPSIVKAEEHQRQNINKFERRQARPADTSSSRGDEEANDLQQKLEEVRQPPPRVRPVPSLVPRPPQTSLVKFVGNIYTLKCRFCEVEFQGPLSIQEEWVRHLQRHILEMNFSKADPPPEEPPAASAQTVAAEAP; encoded by the exons TGGCTAACTTCGACCCTGGCACCTTCAGCCTGATGCGCTGTGACTTCTGCGGGGCTGGCTTCGACACAAGGGCTGGCCTTTCCAGCCATGCCCGGGCTCACCTGCGTGACTTTGGCATCACTAACTGGGAGCTCACCGTCTCACCCATCAACATCCTACAGGAGCTGCTGGCCACCTCAGCTGCTGAGAAGCCCCTCAGTCCCCTTGGCCGTGAGCCTGGGGGGATGCCTGGTGTCTATCTGACCTCCCGCAGGCCCCGCTTACCTCTCACAGTGCCCTTCCCACCCACCTGGGCTGAGGACCCTGGGCCAGTCTACGGAGATG GCCTGGGTTCTGAGGAAAACACCATGGTGGCTATGGACTTGGGCTCCCCACCGCTCCCCAAGAAGAGCTTGTCTGTTCCTGGGCCCCTGGAACAGGTGGCCAGTCGGCTGAGCAGCAAAGTAGCTGCAGAGGTTCCTCATGGCAGCAAGCAAGAGCTGCCGGACCTCAAGG cCCAGAGCCTGACCACCTGCGAGGTCTGCGGTGCCTGCTTTGAGACACGCAAGGGTCTGTCCAGCCACGCGCGCTCCCACCTGCGGCAGCTGGGTGTGGCCGAGTCCGAGAGCAGCGGTGCCCCCATCGACCTCCTCTACGAGCTCGTGAAGCAGAAGGGCCTGCCCGACACACCCCTCGGGTTGCCCCCAGGCCTGACTAAGAAGTCCAGCTCACCAAAGGAGGTGGTCGCTGGGGCCCCCCGACAGAGTCTGCTTACCCTGGCCAAGCCCCTGGACGCCCCTGCTGTCAACAAGGCCATCAAGtcgcctcctggcttctcagccaAGGGCTTGGCTCACCCGCCCAGCTCCCCACTCCTCAAGAAGGCACCACTGACCCTGGCAGGCTCCCCTATCCCCAAGAATCCTGAGGACAAGAGCCCCCAGCTGTCCCTGAGCCCCCGGTCGGCCTCCCCAAAGGCACAGTGGCCTCAGTCTGACGATGAGGGGCCCCTGAACCTCA CTTTAGATAGTGACGGGGGCAGAGAGCTGGACTGCCAGCTGTGCGGTGCCTGGTTTGAGACCCGCAAGGGCCTGTCCAGCCACGCCCGCGCCCACCTGCGCCACCTGGGCGTCAGCGACCCGGACGCCAAGGGATCCCCCATAGACGTGCTCCACGGGCTCATCAGGAGGGTCGGAGTCCAGAATCGCCTCCCACCCGGGCGCGGCGTGCTGGCCCAGCTCGGGCGGCCTCCACCCGCCTCTGCGGCCCTCTctttgctcccccccccaccgccGGCCAAGAAAGCCAAGTTGAAGGCTGCGGGTATGGCCAACCCCTGGGGGAAGCAGGACCTCTCGGCCGCCGCAGCTGCCGGCATTTTCTGGGCCTCTGATGTGGAGCCGTCTCCTCTCAACCTCT CCTCAGGCCCGGAACCAGCTCGCGACATCCGCTGCGAGTTCTGCGGTGAGTTCTTTGAAAACCGAAAGGGTCTTTCCAGCCATGCACGCTCGCACCTGCGGCAGATGGGCGTAACTGAATGGTATGTCAACGGCTCGCCCATCGACACACTGCGTGAGATCCTCAAGAGACGGACCCAGTCTCGGCCTGGCGGACCACCCAATCCACTGGGACCCAGCACAAAAGCCCTGGCCAAGGTAGTGGGCAGTGGAGGTCCTGGCAGCTCGCTGGAAACTCGCAGCCCTGCAGAACTTCACCTCTCACCCCTGGCCAAAAAGTTGCCACCACCACCAGGCAGCCCCCTAGGCCACTCACCaactgcctctcctcctcccacggCCCGAAAGATGTTCTCGGGCCTGGCTGCACCTTCCCTGACCAAGAAGCTGAAACCTGAACAAATGCGTGTGGAGATCAAGCGTGAGATGCTGCCGGGGGCCCTTCATGGGGAGTCACACACTGAGGGTCCCTGGGCAACACCACGGGAAGACCTGGCCCCTCTGAACCTGT CATCGCGGGCAGAGCCAGTGCGTGACATCCGTTGTGAGTTCTGTGGTGAGTTCTTTGAGAACCGCAAGGGCTTGTCCAGCCACGCACGCTCACACCTGCGACAGATGGGTGTGACTGAGTGGTCTGTCAATGGTTCGCCCATCGACACACTTCGGGAAATCCTTAAGAAGAAGTCCAAGCCATGCCTCATCAAGAAGGAGCCCCCAGCTGGAGACCTCGCCCCTGCCTTGGCTGAAGATGGGCCCCCCACAGCAGCTCCTGGGCCCGTGCAGCCCCTCCTGCCGCTGGTGCCCATGGCTGGCCGGCCAGGCAAACCAGGAGCTGGGCTGGCCCAGATACCTCGCGAGCTCAGTCTGGCACCCATCACCAGTACCAAGCCCTCAGCCACCACCTACCTGGGCTCAGTGGCAGCCAAGCGGCCCTTGCAGGAGGACCGCCTCCTCCCTGCAGAGGTCAAGGCCAAGACCTACATCCAGACTGAACTGCCCTTCAAGGCAAAGACCCTCCATGAGAAGACCTCCCACTCCT CCACCGAGGCCTGCTGTGAGCTGTGTGGTCTTTACTTCGAAAAccgcaaggccctggccagccatGCTCGGGCACACCTGCGGCAGTTCGGCGTGACTGAGTGGTGTGTCAATGGTTCGCCCATTGAGACGCTGAGCGAGTGgatcaagcatcggccccagaaggTGGGCGCCTACCGCAGCTACATCCAGGGTGGCCGCCCCTTCACCAAGAAGTTCCGCAGTGCTGGCCATGGCCGTGAAAGCGACAAGCGGCCACCCCTGGGGCTGGCACCTGGGGGCCTGTCCATGGTGGGCCGCAGTGCTGGGGGTGAGCCAGGGCCAGAGGTTGGCCGGGCAGCTGACAGTGGTGAGCGGCCTTTGGCAGCCAGCCCCCCAAGCATTGTGAAAGCTGAGGAGCACCAGCGGCAGAACATCAACA AATTTGAGCGTCGACAAGCCCGTCCTGCAGATACATCTTCATCCAGGGGGGATGAGGAGGCCAATGACCTGCAGCAGAAGCTGGAGGAGGTGCGGCAACCCCCACCCCGGGTCCGGCCAGTCCCCTCCCTGGTGCCCCGTCCCCCCCAGACATCACTGGTTAAGTTCGTCGGCAACATCTATACCCTCAAGTGCAG GTTCTGTGAAGTGGAATTCCAGGGACCTCTCTCCATCCAGGAAGAGTGGGTGCGGCACTTACAGCGTCATATCCTGGAGATGAATTTCTCCAAAGCAGACCCCCCACCTGAGGAGCCCCCGGCTGCATCAGCACAGACAGTGGCGGCAGAGGCACCTTAA
- the WIZ gene encoding protein Wiz isoform X8, translated as MDLQCLTEPARKLSGVKQRASMDGPLAGGLAAPDHPRGPERLPGPAPREDIEGGAEAAEGDGGILRPTHYLSITKEGPRDILDGRGDISVANFDPGTFSLMRCDFCGAGFDTRAGLSSHARAHLRDFGITNWELTVSPINILQELLATSAAEKPLSPLGREPGGMPGVYLTSRRPRLPLTVPFPPTWAEDPGPVYGDAQSLTTCEVCGACFETRKGLSSHARSHLRQLGVAESESSGAPIDLLYELVKQKGLPDTPLGLPPGLTKKSSSPKEVVAGAPRQSLLTLAKPLDAPAVNKAIKSPPGFSAKGLAHPPSSPLLKKAPLTLAGSPIPKNPEDKSPQLSLSPRSASPKAQWPQSDDEGPLNLTSGPEPARDIRCEFCGEFFENRKGLSSHARSHLRQMGVTEWYVNGSPIDTLREILKRRTQSRPGGPPNPLGPSTKALAKVVGSGGPGSSLETRSPAELHLSPLAKKLPPPPGSPLGHSPTASPPPTARKMFSGLAAPSLTKKLKPEQMRVEIKREMLPGALHGESHTEGPWATPREDLAPLNLSSRAEPVRDIRCEFCGEFFENRKGLSSHARSHLRQMGVTEWSVNGSPIDTLREILKKKSKPCLIKKEPPAGDLAPALAEDGPPTAAPGPVQPLLPLVPMAGRPGKPGAGLAQIPRELSLAPITSTKPSATTYLGSVAAKRPLQEDRLLPAEVKAKTYIQTELPFKAKTLHEKTSHSSTEACCELCGLYFENRKALASHARAHLRQFGVTEWCVNGSPIETLSEWIKHRPQKVGAYRSYIQGGRPFTKKFRSAGHGRESDKRPPLGLAPGGLSMVGRSAGGEPGPEVGRAADSGERPLAASPPSIVKAEEHQRQNINKFERRQARPADTSSSRGDEEANDLQQKLEEVRQPPPRVRPVPSLVPRPPQTSLVKFVGNIYTLKCRFCEVEFQGPLSIQEEWVRHLQRHILEMNFSKADPPPEEPPAASAQTVAAEAP; from the exons TGGCTAACTTCGACCCTGGCACCTTCAGCCTGATGCGCTGTGACTTCTGCGGGGCTGGCTTCGACACAAGGGCTGGCCTTTCCAGCCATGCCCGGGCTCACCTGCGTGACTTTGGCATCACTAACTGGGAGCTCACCGTCTCACCCATCAACATCCTACAGGAGCTGCTGGCCACCTCAGCTGCTGAGAAGCCCCTCAGTCCCCTTGGCCGTGAGCCTGGGGGGATGCCTGGTGTCTATCTGACCTCCCGCAGGCCCCGCTTACCTCTCACAGTGCCCTTCCCACCCACCTGGGCTGAGGACCCTGGGCCAGTCTACGGAGATG cCCAGAGCCTGACCACCTGCGAGGTCTGCGGTGCCTGCTTTGAGACACGCAAGGGTCTGTCCAGCCACGCGCGCTCCCACCTGCGGCAGCTGGGTGTGGCCGAGTCCGAGAGCAGCGGTGCCCCCATCGACCTCCTCTACGAGCTCGTGAAGCAGAAGGGCCTGCCCGACACACCCCTCGGGTTGCCCCCAGGCCTGACTAAGAAGTCCAGCTCACCAAAGGAGGTGGTCGCTGGGGCCCCCCGACAGAGTCTGCTTACCCTGGCCAAGCCCCTGGACGCCCCTGCTGTCAACAAGGCCATCAAGtcgcctcctggcttctcagccaAGGGCTTGGCTCACCCGCCCAGCTCCCCACTCCTCAAGAAGGCACCACTGACCCTGGCAGGCTCCCCTATCCCCAAGAATCCTGAGGACAAGAGCCCCCAGCTGTCCCTGAGCCCCCGGTCGGCCTCCCCAAAGGCACAGTGGCCTCAGTCTGACGATGAGGGGCCCCTGAACCTCA CCTCAGGCCCGGAACCAGCTCGCGACATCCGCTGCGAGTTCTGCGGTGAGTTCTTTGAAAACCGAAAGGGTCTTTCCAGCCATGCACGCTCGCACCTGCGGCAGATGGGCGTAACTGAATGGTATGTCAACGGCTCGCCCATCGACACACTGCGTGAGATCCTCAAGAGACGGACCCAGTCTCGGCCTGGCGGACCACCCAATCCACTGGGACCCAGCACAAAAGCCCTGGCCAAGGTAGTGGGCAGTGGAGGTCCTGGCAGCTCGCTGGAAACTCGCAGCCCTGCAGAACTTCACCTCTCACCCCTGGCCAAAAAGTTGCCACCACCACCAGGCAGCCCCCTAGGCCACTCACCaactgcctctcctcctcccacggCCCGAAAGATGTTCTCGGGCCTGGCTGCACCTTCCCTGACCAAGAAGCTGAAACCTGAACAAATGCGTGTGGAGATCAAGCGTGAGATGCTGCCGGGGGCCCTTCATGGGGAGTCACACACTGAGGGTCCCTGGGCAACACCACGGGAAGACCTGGCCCCTCTGAACCTGT CATCGCGGGCAGAGCCAGTGCGTGACATCCGTTGTGAGTTCTGTGGTGAGTTCTTTGAGAACCGCAAGGGCTTGTCCAGCCACGCACGCTCACACCTGCGACAGATGGGTGTGACTGAGTGGTCTGTCAATGGTTCGCCCATCGACACACTTCGGGAAATCCTTAAGAAGAAGTCCAAGCCATGCCTCATCAAGAAGGAGCCCCCAGCTGGAGACCTCGCCCCTGCCTTGGCTGAAGATGGGCCCCCCACAGCAGCTCCTGGGCCCGTGCAGCCCCTCCTGCCGCTGGTGCCCATGGCTGGCCGGCCAGGCAAACCAGGAGCTGGGCTGGCCCAGATACCTCGCGAGCTCAGTCTGGCACCCATCACCAGTACCAAGCCCTCAGCCACCACCTACCTGGGCTCAGTGGCAGCCAAGCGGCCCTTGCAGGAGGACCGCCTCCTCCCTGCAGAGGTCAAGGCCAAGACCTACATCCAGACTGAACTGCCCTTCAAGGCAAAGACCCTCCATGAGAAGACCTCCCACTCCT CCACCGAGGCCTGCTGTGAGCTGTGTGGTCTTTACTTCGAAAAccgcaaggccctggccagccatGCTCGGGCACACCTGCGGCAGTTCGGCGTGACTGAGTGGTGTGTCAATGGTTCGCCCATTGAGACGCTGAGCGAGTGgatcaagcatcggccccagaaggTGGGCGCCTACCGCAGCTACATCCAGGGTGGCCGCCCCTTCACCAAGAAGTTCCGCAGTGCTGGCCATGGCCGTGAAAGCGACAAGCGGCCACCCCTGGGGCTGGCACCTGGGGGCCTGTCCATGGTGGGCCGCAGTGCTGGGGGTGAGCCAGGGCCAGAGGTTGGCCGGGCAGCTGACAGTGGTGAGCGGCCTTTGGCAGCCAGCCCCCCAAGCATTGTGAAAGCTGAGGAGCACCAGCGGCAGAACATCAACA AATTTGAGCGTCGACAAGCCCGTCCTGCAGATACATCTTCATCCAGGGGGGATGAGGAGGCCAATGACCTGCAGCAGAAGCTGGAGGAGGTGCGGCAACCCCCACCCCGGGTCCGGCCAGTCCCCTCCCTGGTGCCCCGTCCCCCCCAGACATCACTGGTTAAGTTCGTCGGCAACATCTATACCCTCAAGTGCAG GTTCTGTGAAGTGGAATTCCAGGGACCTCTCTCCATCCAGGAAGAGTGGGTGCGGCACTTACAGCGTCATATCCTGGAGATGAATTTCTCCAAAGCAGACCCCCCACCTGAGGAGCCCCCGGCTGCATCAGCACAGACAGTGGCGGCAGAGGCACCTTAA
- the WIZ gene encoding protein Wiz isoform X9: MAASTAQCRVTKAESKAAAGPRAGGVRERAPAGAPPPSPPSPGPAVLPAPLPPTPPPPPPPPPPPPRDGPKAESEPGPGPAPAPGLGSEENTMVAMDLGSPPLPKKSLSVPGPLEQVASRLSSKVAAEVPHGSKQELPDLKAQSLTTCEVCGACFETRKGLSSHARSHLRQLGVAESESSGAPIDLLYELVKQKGLPDTPLGLPPGLTKKSSSPKEVVAGAPRQSLLTLAKPLDAPAVNKAIKSPPGFSAKGLAHPPSSPLLKKAPLTLAGSPIPKNPEDKSPQLSLSPRSASPKAQWPQSDDEGPLNLTSGPEPARDIRCEFCGEFFENRKGLSSHARSHLRQMGVTEWYVNGSPIDTLREILKRRTQSRPGGPPNPLGPSTKALAKVVGSGGPGSSLETRSPAELHLSPLAKKLPPPPGSPLGHSPTASPPPTARKMFSGLAAPSLTKKLKPEQMRVEIKREMLPGALHGESHTEGPWATPREDLAPLNLSSRAEPVRDIRCEFCGEFFENRKGLSSHARSHLRQMGVTEWSVNGSPIDTLREILKKKSKPCLIKKEPPAGDLAPALAEDGPPTAAPGPVQPLLPLVPMAGRPGKPGAGLAQIPRELSLAPITSTKPSATTYLGSVAAKRPLQEDRLLPAEVKAKTYIQTELPFKAKTLHEKTSHSSTEACCELCGLYFENRKALASHARAHLRQFGVTEWCVNGSPIETLSEWIKHRPQKVGAYRSYIQGGRPFTKKFRSAGHGRESDKRPPLGLAPGGLSMVGRSAGGEPGPEVGRAADSGERPLAASPPSIVKAEEHQRQNINKFERRQARPADTSSSRGDEEANDLQQKLEEVRQPPPRVRPVPSLVPRPPQTSLVKFVGNIYTLKCRFCEVEFQGPLSIQEEWVRHLQRHILEMNFSKADPPPEEPPAASAQTVAAEAP; encoded by the exons ATGGCCGCCTCCACCGCCCAGTGCCGAGTGACAAAAGCGGAGAGCAAGGCGGCGGCGGGGCCGCGCGCGGGGGGTGTCCGGGAGCGCGCGCCCGCGGGGGCGCCGCCGCCCAGCCCCCCGAGTCCAGGCCCCGCGGTCCTCCCCGCGCCGCTGCCGCCGACCCCACccccgccgccgcctccgcctccgccgcCGCCTCGGGACGGGCCCAAGGCCGAgtcagagccagggccagggcccgcGCCCGCGCCGG GCCTGGGTTCTGAGGAAAACACCATGGTGGCTATGGACTTGGGCTCCCCACCGCTCCCCAAGAAGAGCTTGTCTGTTCCTGGGCCCCTGGAACAGGTGGCCAGTCGGCTGAGCAGCAAAGTAGCTGCAGAGGTTCCTCATGGCAGCAAGCAAGAGCTGCCGGACCTCAAGG cCCAGAGCCTGACCACCTGCGAGGTCTGCGGTGCCTGCTTTGAGACACGCAAGGGTCTGTCCAGCCACGCGCGCTCCCACCTGCGGCAGCTGGGTGTGGCCGAGTCCGAGAGCAGCGGTGCCCCCATCGACCTCCTCTACGAGCTCGTGAAGCAGAAGGGCCTGCCCGACACACCCCTCGGGTTGCCCCCAGGCCTGACTAAGAAGTCCAGCTCACCAAAGGAGGTGGTCGCTGGGGCCCCCCGACAGAGTCTGCTTACCCTGGCCAAGCCCCTGGACGCCCCTGCTGTCAACAAGGCCATCAAGtcgcctcctggcttctcagccaAGGGCTTGGCTCACCCGCCCAGCTCCCCACTCCTCAAGAAGGCACCACTGACCCTGGCAGGCTCCCCTATCCCCAAGAATCCTGAGGACAAGAGCCCCCAGCTGTCCCTGAGCCCCCGGTCGGCCTCCCCAAAGGCACAGTGGCCTCAGTCTGACGATGAGGGGCCCCTGAACCTCA CCTCAGGCCCGGAACCAGCTCGCGACATCCGCTGCGAGTTCTGCGGTGAGTTCTTTGAAAACCGAAAGGGTCTTTCCAGCCATGCACGCTCGCACCTGCGGCAGATGGGCGTAACTGAATGGTATGTCAACGGCTCGCCCATCGACACACTGCGTGAGATCCTCAAGAGACGGACCCAGTCTCGGCCTGGCGGACCACCCAATCCACTGGGACCCAGCACAAAAGCCCTGGCCAAGGTAGTGGGCAGTGGAGGTCCTGGCAGCTCGCTGGAAACTCGCAGCCCTGCAGAACTTCACCTCTCACCCCTGGCCAAAAAGTTGCCACCACCACCAGGCAGCCCCCTAGGCCACTCACCaactgcctctcctcctcccacggCCCGAAAGATGTTCTCGGGCCTGGCTGCACCTTCCCTGACCAAGAAGCTGAAACCTGAACAAATGCGTGTGGAGATCAAGCGTGAGATGCTGCCGGGGGCCCTTCATGGGGAGTCACACACTGAGGGTCCCTGGGCAACACCACGGGAAGACCTGGCCCCTCTGAACCTGT CATCGCGGGCAGAGCCAGTGCGTGACATCCGTTGTGAGTTCTGTGGTGAGTTCTTTGAGAACCGCAAGGGCTTGTCCAGCCACGCACGCTCACACCTGCGACAGATGGGTGTGACTGAGTGGTCTGTCAATGGTTCGCCCATCGACACACTTCGGGAAATCCTTAAGAAGAAGTCCAAGCCATGCCTCATCAAGAAGGAGCCCCCAGCTGGAGACCTCGCCCCTGCCTTGGCTGAAGATGGGCCCCCCACAGCAGCTCCTGGGCCCGTGCAGCCCCTCCTGCCGCTGGTGCCCATGGCTGGCCGGCCAGGCAAACCAGGAGCTGGGCTGGCCCAGATACCTCGCGAGCTCAGTCTGGCACCCATCACCAGTACCAAGCCCTCAGCCACCACCTACCTGGGCTCAGTGGCAGCCAAGCGGCCCTTGCAGGAGGACCGCCTCCTCCCTGCAGAGGTCAAGGCCAAGACCTACATCCAGACTGAACTGCCCTTCAAGGCAAAGACCCTCCATGAGAAGACCTCCCACTCCT CCACCGAGGCCTGCTGTGAGCTGTGTGGTCTTTACTTCGAAAAccgcaaggccctggccagccatGCTCGGGCACACCTGCGGCAGTTCGGCGTGACTGAGTGGTGTGTCAATGGTTCGCCCATTGAGACGCTGAGCGAGTGgatcaagcatcggccccagaaggTGGGCGCCTACCGCAGCTACATCCAGGGTGGCCGCCCCTTCACCAAGAAGTTCCGCAGTGCTGGCCATGGCCGTGAAAGCGACAAGCGGCCACCCCTGGGGCTGGCACCTGGGGGCCTGTCCATGGTGGGCCGCAGTGCTGGGGGTGAGCCAGGGCCAGAGGTTGGCCGGGCAGCTGACAGTGGTGAGCGGCCTTTGGCAGCCAGCCCCCCAAGCATTGTGAAAGCTGAGGAGCACCAGCGGCAGAACATCAACA AATTTGAGCGTCGACAAGCCCGTCCTGCAGATACATCTTCATCCAGGGGGGATGAGGAGGCCAATGACCTGCAGCAGAAGCTGGAGGAGGTGCGGCAACCCCCACCCCGGGTCCGGCCAGTCCCCTCCCTGGTGCCCCGTCCCCCCCAGACATCACTGGTTAAGTTCGTCGGCAACATCTATACCCTCAAGTGCAG GTTCTGTGAAGTGGAATTCCAGGGACCTCTCTCCATCCAGGAAGAGTGGGTGCGGCACTTACAGCGTCATATCCTGGAGATGAATTTCTCCAAAGCAGACCCCCCACCTGAGGAGCCCCCGGCTGCATCAGCACAGACAGTGGCGGCAGAGGCACCTTAA